GAAGGCCTACACATGCCCAATACTTATAGCTTCCTGCTAGGGTCCACTATTATTGTGCTATATGCCTTAATATATGTATATGAACTGTACGCTAACCCTCCTGAACACTCAAGTTTGTTTACAAACCCCTATTTCTGGATCAATACAGGCAACCTCTTTTTTTATTGTGGCACATTTTTCCAAATGGGACTAAGTGCATATATAGCCAGAGATAATGAGACACTGGCCAAGGAATTGAGCATAATTATAAAATTGTTAAATTATGCATTATACAGCTTGTATTTAATAGGTTTCCTATGCAAGAAAATATTCCTATAGCAGTACTCGTCATTTCCGGCACACTTCTTTTTATCATGCTAGTAGGTATTATAATTACCTCTTTACTGTTCTATCAGAAAGCTCAGAACAGACATAATGTACATGTCAAAGAACTCGAAAATAATTACCAAAAAGAGCTACTTAAAGCGCAGCTTGAAGTAAAGGAGCAAACTCTGACGTACATATCTCAGGAAATACATGATAATATTGGTCAGATATTATCCTTGGCCAAATTGCAGTTAAGTCAACTTCAAAAAAGAAGGGATCCTATACCAGATGAAAAATTTATTTTTTTAAAAGAGCTAATTTTAAAGGCTATCGGAGACTTACGAAATCTATCAAAAGAAATGAACTCCGATTTCATAGTACGCAAGAGTTTTTCAGAGTTATTACAACAAGAAGCTTCAAGACTTGAGCAATTAGGCAAACATAAAATCATTACCAAAATTGAAAAGCCAAATATAGTTTTAGCGCCAAGCATACAGCTTATAGCTTACCGGATAATCCAAGAAATTGTAAACAACATAATCAAACACGCAAAGGCTACAATAATCCAATTTCATTGTAGTTCTAATAGCCAAGGAATTTTGGTAATAGTAAAAGATAATGGAATAGGCTATGACATGAGTGAAACCTCCCAGGAAACAGGATTAGGAATGCTAAATTTACATAAAAGAGCTAAGGCAATTAATGCAACTATAGCATTCAACAGTGAAAAAGGGCATGGAACATCAGTTGAATTATTAATAAACCGAGAGCTAAAATATGAATCCGAGTAAATACACTGTAGCTGTAGCTGACGACCATAGCTTATTCAGAAAAGGAATAGTAGAGATAATTAATGGTTTCGTTGGATTTAACGTCATCTATGAGGGGAATGACGGTGAAGAATTAATAAGTCAGTTCAAAAATACATTACCTTCGGTAGCTTTAGTAGATATAAATATGAAAGGTTGGGATGGCTATAAAACAGCAAAACATATTAAAGCCAATTATCCAGAAATTAAAATATTAGCCCTTTCTATGTATGAAAATGAGTCAACTATTATTAAGATGTTAAAAGCTGGGGCAAGTGGCTATATTTTAAAAGAGGCCGACCCAGATGAATTGGAAGTTGCTTTAAACGAAATAATAAATAAAGGTTTCTATTACTCAAGCCAAGTTGGGCAGATTTTACTTGATCAGCTTCAGGTTGAGCAAAGACATAGTTTTAGTGAAAAAGAATTAGAGTTTCTTCAACTGGTTTGCTCAGAACTTACCTATAAAGAAATAGCAGATGAAATGGGCATGTCGGTTCGTTCAATAGATGGATACCGTGAGGCTCTTTTTGAAAGATTAGAAATTAAAAATAGAATTGGCTTGGCCATATATGCAATAAAAAATGATTTGGTTAATCTGTAATATCAAATACTGCACACTAAAAATTTAACTGACCTTCAGGGGTTCGAACTTCATAAATGTAAAAACCGGCTAAAATCGTCGATTTTTGACCGGTTTTTAACTTCTGTGGACCCCAAGGTCTCAATTTCGAACTTTTTGAGGGAGGACGTTCAATCCATCCTCAATTACAGGGTTTTATAAAAAAGTAACCTTAGCTGGCAGTCAATTTAAGTTCAGGTCCCTTCTCTTCTACTATAACAAAAGGAAACCCAAATTTTTGATTCCTCTTGGCTTTAGAAAATTTTTGAGTATTGGAAAAGTTTAACAAGATTCTCCGTTTTTTTCTCTGTAAATTTGAAAGGTCGGGTTGGAAAAACTCGATTCTAATATTTCTGCAATTCCTGGAATAGCAATTCCAGTTCTCCTCTTGATTTTCTAAGCTTACTGGATAGCTGGTTTAGCATACTCTCTTTTTCACCCTCTTTAAAAGCAAAATCGTCATCAGTGAGAAATGGAAATCTCCATTTTAGCATCACTTTTTGTTCTCTCCAGCTCCTCAAAATATCCATAGTTCTTTCCTGTTTATTTAGGCAATGTTTTCCAGCCAGACCGCACAAAGAACTGTTTGTCTCTTTCGTTCTTTGGCTGAAAGCTTAACAAAGTATCTCCTGCTAAAAGTACAGGCTTCTGCTTCTCCATAAGGAGGTCTAATTGCGGTGCTATTAAAAAGCCAAGTGTACCGCCCCAGATCGCCCCAATTGCCATGCTAAACAACACTGACAGGAGTAGGTTAACTTGCAACAAGCTTTGGCTAAATGCGAAGAAGATTAAAACTAAAGCTCCTGCTGAGAGACCCAGCGCAATTGCCCCCACTTTCAACCCAAATAGCGATTTAAGGAAAAACAGCCCGTCAGGGTTATATTGCTTAATGACCACCTCCTTTTTTGAATACCCATGCCTGTTAAGATTTCTTAAGGCACCGTCAGATGATTCCCGGCTGTGGAATATTGCGTAGATCACCTTCAAATTAGAAGTAATTACTGTTGCGTTGTTCATATACTTTTCCATGATCGTAATTTTATATCAACTGCGTGTTTAGCATGCATATACTACGAGCTTCAATAGGAACTCCCCGTGTTTGGCCCCATGAACCCTCCCCAGTATGAATTTGCACTAGAGTACGCATGTCTGTTTGTCATTGGCCAGTGATTCTTGTCAAACCCGGGAGCCTTCTTGATAATCTCCGGATCCTGATCCAATGTAAAGCTCTGGTTTATGGTGTCTACTTTAACGAGTGAGTATGGAAAGGCAAAATATCTATCACCTATGCCAAAAAAGCCGCCCAACTCGATTACAAAGTATTCTATTTTACCTGTGCTCAGTTCAATCATCACATCCTTGACCTTGCCCAAATATTTTCCGCTGGTGTTGTTTACCTTTCCCCCTATCATTGAAGAACAGGCTAACAATTTTAAAGGAAGGTTAGGTTGTGAACCCCCATGATTCTTTCCTGTAGAATTGTCCTCATTATAATTTTTCATAATTATGGTCTTTAGTGTAAATGTCGCTGTATGAAGTGATTAAAACGTTACATACGGCAAACCAGAAGTTACATATGTTACTGATTTATAGATTTTTTCTGTCGCTTGACGTTACCATAGGTACGTAAGCCTGTCTAGGCAAGGAAAAACAGTTTACGAAATCACCTTTAACTTCTACCTGGCCATGAACAAAAAAGTAATTTTAGCGATGGGGCTACCAATGGTACTGAAAAGCCGTACCGGACAAAGGGCTACTATAGAACTCAACGGCCGTGGATTTGTGGTATGCAGGTATCATCCTGATAATCAAGTATATTTGAGTGATGCAAAACTAAACGGCTGGTATCTGGAAAATCCCTACAAGCGATTGTTGTACAGGCTTAGAATGACCCTGAGAAATAAATCAGAAATACTGAATTTATTTTTATTTAAGCATTTCCCATAACGTTTCATTCAAAATGAATGGTGACTAAAGTAAATTACTTTAGGCGATAACAGCTCCTTGCCCGGGCAACTGGTGCAAGGTCCACTTGAAGAACAGGGTTGTTCTCCATGGCGCTTCTTTTGGAGGTAACATTTAATTATAAGAACTTATATGATAGCCTGCTCGTTACTTTATTACATATTGTTTTCAAATTACTTCCTTCCTAAAAAATCGAATAATTTCTTAAGCAAAAGGTAAATGGAGAACCTGAATCAGGTGACATATCCAATTAATAAGGATCGAAACATTTAAATATTAATCTTATCAAAAAACTAAAATTTTCTAAAAACAACGGCTCTGATTTTTCAACAGTTTTGAATAGTAGAGTGAGTGATTATTTTAAATTGAATAATCTGAGCCGATACGGAAATGCCAGCATGACGCTTAAGACAGTGCTTATGTTATCACTATTTTTTATACCGCTAATTATCTTAAGCTTTGGGGTAATCACCCATGTAGCGTTACTTTTTATGTTATATATATTGAGTGGGATAGGCATGGCAGGAATAGGTATGGGGGTCATGCACGATGCTATACATGGCTCGTATTCAAAAAATAAAAGGGTGAACAAGGTGATGGGCTTTACCATGAACCTTATAGGTGCTAACTCGACCGTTTGGAAGATCCAGCACAATGTATTACATCATACCTATACGAATATAGAGCAAGCTGATGATGATATCAATACCCCCCTTTTTCTTAGATTTTCACCACACGCAAAGCACTACTGGCTACACCGGTTTCAATATATATATGTCTGGTTTTTTTATGGACTTTCCACCATATCCTGGATTACCATGAAAGATTTTGTAAGGATTACCCGCTACAAAAATCTGGGCCTTCTTGACAAAAATAAGGTGTTTGGAAAAGAAGTTGTAAAGCTCGTAGGTTGGAAGCTGTTATATTATTCTTATGCATTAATACTGCCGTTGATCATGGTACCCTTGAGCGCCTGGATAATTATATTGGGTTTTATTACTATGCATTTTATCACTGGCCTTTTAATAAGTGTTGTTTTTCAAACCGCGCATGTTATGCCCAATACGGATTTCCCCCTGCCTGATAAAAATGGGCTGTTGGATAAAAACTGGACACTGCATCAGATGGCTACAACTACTAATTATGCCCCGGGCAGCAGATTGTTTTCATGGCTGATTGGCGGGTTGAATTATCAGGTAGAACATCATTTGCTACCGAATGTTTGTCATGTGCATTACCGGCAATTATCAAAGATTGTAAAATCTACTGCTGAGGAGTATGGCATTCCTTATCATACCAAAAGAACCTTTTTTGACGCAATTGTAAGTCATATACGAATGCTTCGGCAATTGGGCAGGGTCAACCCCATCTCCTGATTTTGTTGCCGGTCAGCCCCCTCTGGGATATACTTTATTTTTCTTTCCCGCTAGTAGGCCTGCCGTTTCAACTCTCCTGATCAGCAGACCGGATGGATTGAAAGAGGAAAACCCAGTGAAAGGCTATTCCAATCAATACGGCAACATGAAAAAGCTCATGCGCCTCAAAGTAGCCAGGGAGTAAGATCGGGTATTGCATCCAGTCTATAACCGCCCCTATGGTATAAGCCAATCCACCATAAAGTAAATATTTAAATGATGTGGCTCCTTTTAATTTCCAAATACCAATGATAGAAACCAGACCAAGCCACCCAAAGACAAGGTAAACTATGTGAGTTGTATATTTTGGCAGCTCATTGAAATATATTGATCCAAATGTAATGCCGAGAGCAGCTATTACCAGAGCTATAATGGTGATACCCCATTTCATAAAACCGGAAAACAAAACGAGATGAACGGAAATAAGGGTACCTGCAATAAGGATAAATATTCCGGCATGATCAAGTATTCTCAACACATATCGAGCAGTAAACTCTCTTGATATCATGTGGTACACACCGCTCATGGACAGAAGGAAAATACAGGAAAACCCGTAAATGATAATTGGAACAGGGTACCTTCTGCCTATCCCTCCTCTCCTGAAAAGGTAGACTAGCAAAATACCTACGGCCAGGGCTCCAAACAAGTGAGTCCATGAGTCAACAGGGTCTTCAAAGCCTAGAATTTGGTTTGTTTTCATCGTATAATAATAAATTTAGTGAACAATAAAACGTAAAATGAAGATTCCGGATCTACCAGATATTAAACCAAAGAAAGAGAAATCTGTTTATCGTGGTTAGGCCATAACCATTGCTCCAAAAAAAGATCCTTTCAGGAGGCTTACTTCCCCATTTTAACCAATAATACGTGAAATGTGTAACAAACACCGGTTACTATGTAAGACTAAATCGTTCGGCATGGGTGACCTTTGTATTTGGTGACTTGCAGAACAGGCATTAAGGCTAAAATCTGCCCGGATCATCATGAAGGACAATTTTAAATAAAACCAACTATGAAAAAGAATATATTACAATCAATCGGGACCTTGGTTGCCGCTTTGCTTTTCAACGGCAATATAATTGGCCAGCAACTGCAAACATCGATGTTCGATGACGTGAATAAGGTAATGTTATCTGCCACTACAGCGCAGGCCGACGTATTATCACCAAAGACCTACCGTGAGGGAATGGAGGCTTACCGGCAAGCCATGGATGACTATAGTAAAGATGGTGAACTTTCCGAAATTAAGGAAAACATCAGCACTGCGTTTAACAAGTTTTCTGAATCTATAGAGAATTCCAAAGTAAGTGCGGTTATGTTTTCAGGGGCATTATCAGCAAGAAATGACGCGATAAATGCTGAAGCGGGTCAGTTTAGCAAAAGAATGTGGGCTGAAGCTGAAGAAGAAATGAAGCAGGCCGCGGTAGAACTCGAAAAAGGTGACGCACATGATGCTAAAGAGAAAGCAAAAAGTGCTTCGGGATTATATAGAAAAGCGGAACTTGAATCTATCAAAGCCAATTATTTGACACGTGCCAAGGAACTTTTAGAAAAGGCCGATGATGAAAAGGCCTATAAATTAGCTCCTAAAACTTTTAATGAGGCTAAATTGCTGATCAATAATGCTGAAAAAGCACTTGCGGAGAACCGGTATGATACGGATGAGACCAGACATTTAGCCAAAGAAGCAGAGTATAAAGCATCTCTGGCCATGCACATTGCAAAACAGAAAAAATCCCTGGATGAGTTGGACTACGAAACAGAAGATTACCTCCTGATGATGTATAAGCCTATTAGTACCATCGGTGAAGGCCTCGGAATTGACATGAAGTTTGATCAGGGTGTCGATGCTCCTGTGACCCAAATTATAGCCAGTATCAATAAAGATGAGGCCAGAATGGTGAATTTGGAAGGCGACCTGTATGAATCCAGGGCAAAAAACAATATTTTATCAGAAATGCTCAGTGAGCAGCGCAAAATTCAGGAAACTATGAACGGCCAGCAATTGCAGGATGCACAGGATGCGATGAAAAAACAGCAGGCCCTGCAGGCAAAAATAGATAGAGCGGAAGATATTGATTCCAAGTTTGATCAGATCCAGCGTATTTTCACCCAGGATGAAGCCCAGGTTTTTCGTCAAAAAGATGATGTTATCATACGGTTGACAGGTGTGAATTTTGATGTAGGAAAAGCTCAGATTAAACAGGTGGATTATGCCGTATTAGCTAAGCTTGAAAGGGCTGTTAAAATTTTTAAGAACGCGGATATCGTCATAGAAGGCCATACCGACTCGCAGGGAAGTGATGATGCCAACCTTAACTTATCCCTTGAGCGCGCAGATGCTGTACTCAGCTACATGAAGGCGAATATTGACATTGATTCTTCTCACTTTAGCACTACCGGTTTTGGTGAAAGCAAGCCTTTGGCCAATAATGAAACTGCCACAGGAAGAGCTCAAAATAGAAGAATTGATATTGTAATCCGGCCATTTAGCTGGGAGACCTTGACCAGTTATATCAAGTTAGATGACGATTGATCTCACCTGTTAATTAGTTCCATTCAACAACCAGTGAAAAGAACCAAAGCAATTCTGTCTTTGGTTCTTTTTTTATTGTAGCAAGCGTAAAAGCTGAAGGGTCGCTGTGGCTCAAAGAGCCGGATCGGTTAAGTTTTTTTTGCATGTTACCGGTTGAAGAAAGGGCAGGACCTTAATAAAACGTTTCATCTTTGATCGGTCATCATACTTGGTTAATAATTGTTGCTATGTGATATTCAAGCTAATACGTGCCTGCTCGACGCCCTGTTTGTTTTCAGATAGTATAATAAGAGTATCACCTGCTTCCAGTACAGTCGTCCCATTCGGTGTGAGGAATTTTCCTTTTCTTTTTATCATGGCAATAATAGCGGTTTTGGGGAAATCCAGTTCTACTATCTTTTTGCCCACAGTAGAGTTCTGGCCCGGAAGACTGATTTCAGTTATTTCCGACTTTGCTCCCTCAGCCAGAAAAAGGTCAATAGGTGTTTTAGGTTTTGCTTTCTGTGGCAGTGCCACATGCAGCCATTTGGCAACTATCGATAGCGTTGTGCCCTGTGTCAGTATAGAGGTTACGGATACAAAAAAGACAATGTTAAAGATGGTATCCGCTTTTTCTATACCGGCGATTAACGGGTAAGTAGCAAAAACGATGGGGACAGCTCCGCGCAGGCCTGCCCATGAAATATACCACCTTCGTCTCATTTTCATTTTGAAGGGTAGTAAACTCAGCAGTACACTTACAGGCCTTGCCACTACGAGTAAAAAAAGTGAAATTATCAGTCCTATACCCATCAGCGGCACTACTTCCCCGGGAAACACCAGAAGACCGAGTGTAAGGAACATAACGATCTGCATCAACCAGGCAAGCCCGTCAAACATTTTCATAATTGACTTTTTGTGGATCAGGTCTTGGTTGCCCAAGTATACAGCACAAAGATAAACAGCTAAAAAACCATTCCCATTAAGCAGGTCTGTTGCTGAAAAAGTAATAAACATTAGCGCTATGACAAGAACAATATACAGCCCTTCAAAATCGAGGCGGATCCGGTTAATGGCATATTTGCTTACCTTGCCGAAAAGCAACCCGGCAAGTGCTCCTATTATCATTTGCTGAAGTAGAAAGGGTATGATGGAAAGCAGGTTCTGATCCTGATCAACCACAAGCCCGAGAAATGCTATCGTCAACACATAAGCCATAGGGTCGTTACTACCACTTTCCAACTCCAGGGCAGGCCTTAAATTGGCCTTTAGGGCTAAACTTTTTGATCGCAGAATTGAAAATACAGCCGCAGCATCAGTAGAAGAAACAATGGCTCCCAACAGCAGCCCTTCATAAATGGTAAAATCTGTAATGGCCCATACAAATGTACCCAGTGATAATGCGGTGAGTAGTACTCCCAGGGTAGATAATGCCACTCCTTGCCACAACACCGGCCTAATGGCAAGCCAGCTTGTGTCCAAACCTCCCGAAAAAAGTATGAAATTTAAAGCAATTATGCCTATAAACTGGGCCAATCCCGGGTCATCGAAAACTATTCCTCCCAGACCGTCAGAACCTGCCAGCATGCCTATAGATAAAAACAGGATAAGGGTAGGTACACCAAACTTATAGGAAGTTTTGCCGGCTACTACGCTGATGAGAAGCAATACTGATCCTACAAAAAGTATATTGCCGATTTCTAAATGCATTTAATGGTAATTAATAAAAATTTGGCATCTTTCAAGCTGCTATTATAACAACAAAGTCAGTTTATTGTCTTTTACAAAATCATCTGAAACACAAGAGTACTCATTAATATCCATCCCTCATTACAAATCTTAAAATAGTAAATACTGCGGGCCGAATAATATCCGCAGAAATGAGATGCGATTTATCTATGTGATGCAACATTTTTCGGTTACATTCAAGAGATATTAAGACTGAACAATATGCGGGTTTCTGTATCCAGAAAGAGTGTGAGATTTGTTCCTGATTCAAGTAGGGTGATTGCCAGATATTTTATGAACGGTGATGACAGGACCCGAAATATGATCACGCGTGTTATGGCCATGAATGATATTCAGGTGAGTTTCGTTCTTGAGCAAACGCTGCGCGATTTTGCGAGCCGCCACCGGAATATTACCCGTGTATTTCTAAGACATTGTGCCAATATTCAGCATATAATAGAAGGTATGGAATTGGACTACCAAAGTCTCTCAGAAGAGAGAAAAATGCTGATAGGTTCTTATTGTACTATGGAATACTCTATTGAATCCGCGGCTTTTTTCAATCCATCAATTATTGAGGACTTGGACCAGTCATATCTTGAAAACGGGGAGAAAAGGGTCCTCATGTCATTTCGTGCTACAGGAGAAGGACATATCTCATCCATTGTGTTCAGAAGGGGTGTGTTGGATAAGAACAATAATCTCTCTATCATGAAAGTAGGCCGCAATATCGATACGGCTGAAGTGGTGCATAAAAAATTGTACAACAAATCCCGGTTTGTAAAAAAACTGGGTGAAATGAACATCCCGGCCAAATACTCAGCGGCTATTATGCAGGACCTTCCGGAGATGTTTGAATACTATGCTTTGAAGGTGGCCGTGGGTAGGGTATTGAACAATGGTGATATCAGTGCAGATCGCAGGATGGCCCTTGAAGAAATGACCTGGCTGGCGGATTCATTTTACGATGTGAAGTTCCACCATGATTCGGATATAACGGAACGGGTCATTTTTCCTGCTTCTGAAGCAGAAAGCCGGGGTATTGAAGATGCAAGGTTTGTACGCTTTACTGATGATAATAAAAAGGAAACAATATATGCCACTTATACAGCCTATAATGGGCATACCATTCTGCCCAAACTGCTTTCTACCGAAGATTTTTACAACTTCAGGGTTATGCCACTTCATGGCGCAGGGGCCCTAAATAAAAACCTGGC
This region of Fulvivirga ulvae genomic DNA includes:
- a CDS encoding OmpA family protein; amino-acid sequence: MKKNILQSIGTLVAALLFNGNIIGQQLQTSMFDDVNKVMLSATTAQADVLSPKTYREGMEAYRQAMDDYSKDGELSEIKENISTAFNKFSESIENSKVSAVMFSGALSARNDAINAEAGQFSKRMWAEAEEEMKQAAVELEKGDAHDAKEKAKSASGLYRKAELESIKANYLTRAKELLEKADDEKAYKLAPKTFNEAKLLINNAEKALAENRYDTDETRHLAKEAEYKASLAMHIAKQKKSLDELDYETEDYLLMMYKPISTIGEGLGIDMKFDQGVDAPVTQIIASINKDEARMVNLEGDLYESRAKNNILSEMLSEQRKIQETMNGQQLQDAQDAMKKQQALQAKIDRAEDIDSKFDQIQRIFTQDEAQVFRQKDDVIIRLTGVNFDVGKAQIKQVDYAVLAKLERAVKIFKNADIVIEGHTDSQGSDDANLNLSLERADAVLSYMKANIDIDSSHFSTTGFGESKPLANNETATGRAQNRRIDIVIRPFSWETLTSYIKLDDD
- a CDS encoding sensor histidine kinase encodes the protein MQENIPIAVLVISGTLLFIMLVGIIITSLLFYQKAQNRHNVHVKELENNYQKELLKAQLEVKEQTLTYISQEIHDNIGQILSLAKLQLSQLQKRRDPIPDEKFIFLKELILKAIGDLRNLSKEMNSDFIVRKSFSELLQQEASRLEQLGKHKIITKIEKPNIVLAPSIQLIAYRIIQEIVNNIIKHAKATIIQFHCSSNSQGILVIVKDNGIGYDMSETSQETGLGMLNLHKRAKAINATIAFNSEKGHGTSVELLINRELKYESE
- a CDS encoding potassium/proton antiporter; the encoded protein is MHLEIGNILFVGSVLLLISVVAGKTSYKFGVPTLILFLSIGMLAGSDGLGGIVFDDPGLAQFIGIIALNFILFSGGLDTSWLAIRPVLWQGVALSTLGVLLTALSLGTFVWAITDFTIYEGLLLGAIVSSTDAAAVFSILRSKSLALKANLRPALELESGSNDPMAYVLTIAFLGLVVDQDQNLLSIIPFLLQQMIIGALAGLLFGKVSKYAINRIRLDFEGLYIVLVIALMFITFSATDLLNGNGFLAVYLCAVYLGNQDLIHKKSIMKMFDGLAWLMQIVMFLTLGLLVFPGEVVPLMGIGLIISLFLLVVARPVSVLLSLLPFKMKMRRRWYISWAGLRGAVPIVFATYPLIAGIEKADTIFNIVFFVSVTSILTQGTTLSIVAKWLHVALPQKAKPKTPIDLFLAEGAKSEITEISLPGQNSTVGKKIVELDFPKTAIIAMIKRKGKFLTPNGTTVLEAGDTLIILSENKQGVEQARISLNIT
- a CDS encoding glycoside hydrolase family 130 protein; its protein translation is MRVSVSRKSVRFVPDSSRVIARYFMNGDDRTRNMITRVMAMNDIQVSFVLEQTLRDFASRHRNITRVFLRHCANIQHIIEGMELDYQSLSEERKMLIGSYCTMEYSIESAAFFNPSIIEDLDQSYLENGEKRVLMSFRATGEGHISSIVFRRGVLDKNNNLSIMKVGRNIDTAEVVHKKLYNKSRFVKKLGEMNIPAKYSAAIMQDLPEMFEYYALKVAVGRVLNNGDISADRRMALEEMTWLADSFYDVKFHHDSDITERVIFPASEAESRGIEDARFVRFTDDNKKETIYATYTAYNGHTILPKLLSTEDFYNFRVMPLHGAGALNKNLALFPEKIKGKYAMLARIDGVNNYLMYSSRTTVWNKPVIIQEPRFPWEFTQMGNCGSPLRTEEGWLVITHGVGPMRRYCLGVSLFDLEDPTKEIGRLKEPLLSPKEDERDGYVPNVVYSCGSIIHNKSLILPYAVSDYSSTYGVVDMEELLEALIR
- the trhA gene encoding PAQR family membrane homeostasis protein TrhA, encoding MKTNQILGFEDPVDSWTHLFGALAVGILLVYLFRRGGIGRRYPVPIIIYGFSCIFLLSMSGVYHMISREFTARYVLRILDHAGIFILIAGTLISVHLVLFSGFMKWGITIIALVIAALGITFGSIYFNELPKYTTHIVYLVFGWLGLVSIIGIWKLKGATSFKYLLYGGLAYTIGAVIDWMQYPILLPGYFEAHELFHVAVLIGIAFHWVFLFQSIRSADQES
- a CDS encoding fatty acid desaturase family protein produces the protein MLSLFFIPLIILSFGVITHVALLFMLYILSGIGMAGIGMGVMHDAIHGSYSKNKRVNKVMGFTMNLIGANSTVWKIQHNVLHHTYTNIEQADDDINTPLFLRFSPHAKHYWLHRFQYIYVWFFYGLSTISWITMKDFVRITRYKNLGLLDKNKVFGKEVVKLVGWKLLYYSYALILPLIMVPLSAWIIILGFITMHFITGLLISVVFQTAHVMPNTDFPLPDKNGLLDKNWTLHQMATTTNYAPGSRLFSWLIGGLNYQVEHHLLPNVCHVHYRQLSKIVKSTAEEYGIPYHTKRTFFDAIVSHIRMLRQLGRVNPIS
- a CDS encoding PRC-barrel domain-containing protein, giving the protein MKNYNEDNSTGKNHGGSQPNLPLKLLACSSMIGGKVNNTSGKYLGKVKDVMIELSTGKIEYFVIELGGFFGIGDRYFAFPYSLVKVDTINQSFTLDQDPEIIKKAPGFDKNHWPMTNRHAYSSANSYWGGFMGPNTGSSY
- a CDS encoding response regulator transcription factor, which gives rise to MNPSKYTVAVADDHSLFRKGIVEIINGFVGFNVIYEGNDGEELISQFKNTLPSVALVDINMKGWDGYKTAKHIKANYPEIKILALSMYENESTIIKMLKAGASGYILKEADPDELEVALNEIINKGFYYSSQVGQILLDQLQVEQRHSFSEKELEFLQLVCSELTYKEIADEMGMSVRSIDGYREALFERLEIKNRIGLAIYAIKNDLVNL